A single Leishmania infantum JPCM5 genome chromosome 14 DNA region contains:
- the 3'TUTASE gene encoding RET1 has protein sequence MSKYSLLFNQGTKDGTDASGSSGGRTSSSAQTSTTNASSPVLLDSAVPSPATATPPRRRLIRRRRGCVGAAEASLSLPEPPQQPQQEEHENVISDSVHHGSSSGISESDSNVLATSGGGSVTSATPDIAFKVPSPPVASASPSLEGTAALESDGDVVIDDMIKDQEGNSDGSTGATSAAAAGHVMRSDGDSPLSGGGPDPLLPAASCSAASQHIPPRLFTCDMCLHYVSTSYEALEQHALEQHGDALADYTRLRSVAEKLVPVWGEVLQRKASVVQQWGERIFAVAVQRDAGAEKMAEAHRARAQLELVVQRWHPRAKVFIFGSSVAFGVWDGISDIDFTVVDVEELEAGTWPPSEKNAVRSITELLRRAGFSFINLEPISHARVPIIKHHASLPIRLTDEQRHRLHEEARQSAAAVDLSTAESLASSSPSSAQEAPAERGHTQLEAELIIARSVRYSLNLPAGPPDSAILEASIRLAVGSAAVQQVWWNRTRDMCCMTFDTTTNAVKASTCPLHFTSAGMRARVQPLHEECRPELYGMDFDLSFRAFGIRNSHLLRRYLLSHPCARPGALVLKDWSKTSGVNNSVNGYLTSYAINIMWIYYLVHRGVIPYVCPARDIPASLRRNVDADPQYAAMVDPAWTPEERAAMEAQAGELLLGFFYYYAFEFDWANHVVSLNRPGVTTKAALGWDVEDVAQASGPVPHFSVTGWQHQHNLAGAEGQHGDLHGGAAPAASQTRSSAGHEGMIASNASMSARRSRTTTRYSFCIEDPYEENLNLGRHMGVTKTLRVQTELYRGLLSLLKDDLQHCCVFAASANSAGSTDSNGSTVSGAAEPATAAAKTSAEPTELPVRVLYKLMAVSTRELAMARRRHSATVTAGAEFPGVPLSGLEAAFLVQAPTEWKLATQVWNKHQLLHRLGLKLHAREYVLPRREVGVRRLASKAPPGVVLASTPEPTFTAEEAAAAAAEGKRAPSLTEHAPISSAEVTQMNQAFLGALPARRLPEDLLLAMTKGYSCLTPSWVAWTKPWAALSAWWTDRLHSPSTPPQSEDPLASGASGQGGASPSLPPGAPRHISAVPEKSAGAMHQTRTQLRRHVVAETASVSAGRRALRMLFR, from the coding sequence ATGAGCAAGTACTCTCTGTTGTTCAATCAAGGCACCAAAGATGGTACCGACGCCTccggcagcagtggtggtCGCACTAGCTCATCGGCGCAGACTAGCACCACGAATGCTAGCAGCCCGGTTCTCTTGGATTCGGCCGTGCCATCTCCGGCAACTGCGActccaccgcggcgccgcctgatccgccgccgtcgcggctgtgttggcgcagcagaagcgTCGTTATCGTTGCCTGAGCCGcctcagcagccgcagcaggaggagcatGAGAATGTGATCAGCGACTCGGTGCAtcatggcagcagcagtggcattTCAGAGAGCGATTCGAATGTGCTGGCCACGTCTGGCGGTGGTTCTGTTACGTCTGCCACGCCGGACATCGCTTTTAAGGTTCCATCACCGCCCGTGGCATCAGCGTCGCCGTCTTTGGAGGGCACGGCTGCGCTAGAATCGGACGGTGACGTGGTGATAGATGACATGATAAAGGACCAGGAAGGCAACAGCGACGGGAGCACGGGCGCAACtagcgcggcagctgcaggacaCGTTATGAGGTCTGATGGCGACTCTCCtctcagcggcggtggccctGACCCTCTGCTGCCTGCCGCCTCATGCTCGGCTGCGTCCCAACACATCCCGCCGCGTCTCTTTACGTGTGACATGTGTTTGCACTACGTCTCCACCTCTTACGAGGCCctcgagcagcacgcgctcgAGCAGCATGGCGACGCGTTGGCCGACTACACCCGTctgcgcagcgtcgcagAAAAGCTGGTGCCAGTGTGGGGTGAAGTTCTGCAGCGGAAGGCGTCTGTCGTCCAGCAATGGGGTGAGAGGATCTTCGCCGTTGCCGTGCAGCGCGATGCGGGGGCGGAGAAGATGGCCGAAGCTCACCGGGCAAGGGCGCAGCTGGAACTAGTCGTGCAGCGCTGGCACCCGCGGGCGAAGGTGTTCATCTTTGGCAGCTCCGTCGCATTTGGTGTGTGGGACGGCATCTCTGACATCGACTTTACCGTCGTGGACGTCGAGGAGTTGGAGGCGGGGACGTGGCCGCCTTCAGAGAAGAacgcggtgcgcagcatcacagagctgctgcgccgcgccggcttCTCCTTCATCAACCTGGAGCCGATCAGCCACGCACGAGTGCCGATCATTAAGCACCACGCTTCGCTGCCGATCCGACTGACCGATgaacagcggcaccgcctgcaTGAAGAGGCGCGGCAATCCGCGGCGGCAGTAGATCTGTCGACGGCAGAGTCGCTCGCGTCTTCGTCACCGTCGAGTGCGCAAGAGGCGCCAGCTGAGAGGGGCCACACACAGCTCGAGGCGGAGCTCATCATTGCGCGCAGCGTGCGTTACTCGCTCAACTTGCCGGCAGGGCCGCCCGACAGCGCCATCCTTGAGGCGAGCATTCGGCTGGCTGTGGGGTCGGCAGCTGTTCAGCAGGTGTGGTGGAACCGCACGCGCGACATGTGCTGCATGACGTTTGATACGACAACGAACGCCGTCAAGGCCTCAACGTGCCCGCTGCACTTTACGTCGGCTGGCATGCGAGCACgggtgcagccgctgcacgaGGAGTGCCGGCCTGAGCTGTACGGTATGGATTTTGACCTCAGTTTCCGCGCATTCGGCATCCGCAACTcgcacctgctgcggcgctaCCTGCTCAGCCACCCATGCGCGCGACCCGGTGCTCTGGTACTGAAGGACTGGTCCAAGACGAGCGGCGTCAACAACTCGGTCAACGGATATCTGACAAGCTATGCCATCAACATTATGTGGATCTACTACCTCGTGCATCGCGGCGTCATTCCATACGTGTGCCCGGCGCGCGACATCcctgcgtcgctgcggcgcaacgTCGACGCCGACCCACAGTACGCGGCCATGGTCGACCCGGCGTGGACGCCTGAGGAGCGTGCCGCCATGGAGGCGCAGGCAGGTGAGTTGCTGCTCGGCTTCTTCTACTATTACGCTTTCGAGTTCGACTGGGCCAATCACGTCGTCTCGCTGAACCGCCCAGGAGTGACGACGAAGGCCGCGCTTGGCTGGGACGTGGAGGAcgtggcgcaggcgagcGGCCCTGTGCCGCACTTTAGCGTCACTGGCTGGCAGCATCAGCACAACCTCGCCGGTGCGGAGGGGCAACACGGCGATTTACACGGTGGGGCCGCTCCGGCTGCCTCTCAGACAAGATCATCAGCAGGGCACGAAGGGATGATTGCCAGCAACGCGAGCATGTCAGCCCGCCGTAGCCGCACGACGACACGCTACTCCTTCTGCATTGAAGATCCGTACGAGGAAAACCTCAACCTTGGGCGGCACATGGGCGTCACCAAGACGCTGCGCGTCCAGACAGAGCTCTACCGCGgcctgctgtcgctgctcaaAGATGATCTGCAGCACTGCTGTGTGTTCGCGGCTAGCGCGAACTCGgccggcagcaccgacagcaaCGGTTCTACGGTTAGTGGTGCCGCTGAGcctgcaacggcggcagccaagACCTCTGCCGAACCCACGgagctgccggtgcgcgtgcTATACAAGCTTATGGCAGTCTCGACCCGCGAACTCGCCATGGCGCGCAGGCGACATTCTGCCACTGTCACTGCCGGTGCCGAGTTCCCCGGTGTTCCGCTCAGCGGCCTCGAGGCCGCCTTTCTGGTGCAGGCGCCGACCGAGTGGAAGCTGGCGACACAGGTGTGGAACAAGCATCAGTTACTGCACCGGCTCGGGCTGAAGCTGCACGCCAGAGAGTACGTGCTGCCTCGGCGGGAGGTCGGCGTGCGGCGCTTGGCCTCCAAGGCACCGCCGGGGGTGGTGCTGGCAAGCACACCCGAGCCGACGTTCActgccgaggaggccgccgccgctgctgcggagggTAAGCGAGCACCATCTTTAACTGAGCACGCCCCGATCTCCAGTGCAGAGGTTACACAGATGAATCAGGCGTTTCTCGGCGCCTTACCCGCACGCCGCCTACCAGAGGACCTGCTGCTGGCCATGACGAAGGGGTATTCTTGCCTGACCCCCAGCTGGGTCGCATGGACGAAGCCGTGGGCGGCATTGTCAGCGTGGTGGACCGACCGCCTACACAGCCcaagcacgccgccgcagagcgaGGACCCACTTGCATCCGGAGCATCCGGACAGGGAGGTGCCAGCCCTTCTCTACCTCCCGGTGCGCCGCGACACATCTCTGCGGTGCCAGAGAAATCGGCGGGGGCGATGCACCAGACGCGAACGCAACTGCGGCGACACGTAGTGGCTGAGACAGCAAGTGTGTCGGCTGGCCGTCGAGCACTGCGCATGCTGTTTCGCTGA
- a CDS encoding ADP/ATP mitochondrial carrier-like protein, with protein sequence MPAHAASPPAAHQEQQYQASQTGTAGSDTPYGQYGGGQELQLTATDMALDMLIRAVFDLLQRSMAAPIDRVMVLTAVEGELVRQGRLPAGGFHGVGQLYSRLWRKEGLGGFLRGVMADAVLTLPSGFVDSFATNAVFACLQRLIPARMADQMSTSVIVALSMAATSAAVWVATPYNAIRKTIMTNYMADIVAPAGGATGAVCAGGEAAAAKSGANGRADAEEAEPVSPLQEEAYRYTTATETARQIYRRKGWGGFYRGAAVEPLTVCTYRGLYLIASVMLSERVQMAYPYAVARGLAIVADVLTQPLEVVSRRLVLTASDEKDERRYAGVMDCARTIVREEGVTALWSGLRFRLMVSVASIAIRTVFVMFTDSADA encoded by the coding sequence ATGCCCGCCCacgccgcctctcccccaGCTGCCCACCAGGAGCAGCAGTACCAGGCTTCTCAGACGGGCACAGCAGGTAGCGACACCCCGTATGGCCAGTACGGCGGCGGTCAAGAGTTGCAGCTGACTGCTACGGATATGGCGCTGGACATGCTGATCCGCGCCGTCTTTGATCTTTTACAGCGATCTATGGCGGCCCCGATTGACCGCGTGATGGTGCTGACCGCTGTCGAGGGCGAACTGGTGCGCCAGGGCCGCCTGCCCGCTGGTGGCTTCCATGGCGTTGGACAGCTGTACAGCCGCCTGTGGCGCAAGGAGGGGCTTGGCGGTTTTCTCCGCGGTGTCATGGCAGATGCggtgctgacgctgccgagCGGCTTCGTGGACTCGTTCGCCACCAATGCGGTGTTTGCATGCCTGCAGCGGCTGATTCCGGCCCGCATGGCGGATCAGATGAGCACCTCTGTCATCGTGGCGCTGTCGATGGCGGCcacgagcgcggcggtgtGGGTCGCCACCCCGTACAATGCCATCCGCAAAACTATCATGACCAACTACATGGCTGACATTGTCGCTCCAGCCGGTGGTGCTACCGGTGCTGtttgcgctggcggcgaggcagcggcggcgaagagcgGTGCGAATGGAAGAGCAGATGCAGAGGAGGCTGAGCCGgtctcgccgctgcaggaggaggcgtacCGCTACACAACAGCCACGGAGACAGCTCGCCAAATCTACCGTCGCAAGGGTTGGGGCGGGTTctaccgcggcgccgccgtcgagccGCTGACCGTGTGCACTTACCGTGGTCTGTACCTTATCGCCTCCGTCATGTTGAGTGAGCGCGTACAGATGGCGTACCCGTACGCGGTGGCTCGCGGGTTGGCGATTGTGGCCGACGTACTCACGCAgccgctggaggtggtgagCCGTCGCCTCGTTCTGACGGCTTCAGACGAGAAGGACGAGAGGCGCTACGCCGGCGTTATGGACTGCGCCAGGACGATTGTGCGAGAAGAAGGggtgacggcgctgtggTCGGGGCTACGCTTCCGGCTCATGGTGAGCGTCGCTAGCATTGCAATACGCACGGTGTTCGTAATGTTTACGGATTCCGCAGACGCTTGA
- a CDS encoding putative immunodominant antigen produces the protein MASVSNLTTAPAATGKSVLKTMVAIFKEEADIPRVLGESEAFIAYTLKNRRAIRLICRANNERGAFRLHESPVHDLRFVNFHSNVAASASSSDFYVWVAVFERGGAGHGAGDKAAATEGRLTVKPYFKLADKVIINTFHFFINPANNMPDLLVLYGKTAAVLESSKLISEYSTSMLEAKLSAASRELRQLPQETSLRSMCTTFSGNWLAFTSEATKVMACTLRNTTTPAWSGCEGDEIVQLSFVGSNAAAAGDSAAAPAADSSSALLAVSSKTRVCVWKLTGVAEPALLRIFTFGGIVTMLTSRNAMAIFNDDGKLARVQVRGDDDFDTTVYDMGGAVRPTSVCYHESTRFATVLVDAVKELDLYQLATNTSAPSASSPTSTPAKEATAAAAAPAPRSSTTPFADPSIISTGIPFRPSASSYAAAPVSASASSSAPAGSASPPPKAISSTATNANPITAMAAYNNARSALQNATLPQSLDGLVASAVYQGDEALRRAIDGLLNVVKNVAQILSLTPDQLTRDHQQLISLALEAQMTELQQTASASAAAAAPAVPAAVATNSRHSEAFNSYALAKLLAPVASEIATGVTRGVRDTLRTELDAAVNAAFNSSIRVNQKEVLRRRLEEALQETPRTLGENAAKWIDAYVERELSESLARMNASMSALEEENRKLQAALTQIVNSGAVQEVEAMRAELAELRAAIRSGEAIGNNGAAAGAGAAATPSPQTVIETAEKYIKEGRISQGLSYVVMAQNARCCVQLLDRLSEDDVARVVSDAETTEATWVKLITQMCEQEATETADELEKVASFLFDVLSEHDEVIAKKTAKAQQVRSDVRHLIARARGKIESSDVRRMLKDLEKSIQ, from the coding sequence ATGGCGTCTGTGTCGAACTTGACCACTGCCCCGGCTGCCACCGGGAAGAGTGTACTGAAGACCATGGTGGCCATCTTcaaggaggaggctgacATTCCACGTGTCCTAGGCGAGTCGGAGGCGTTCATTGCCTACACGCTTAAGAACCGTCGTGCGATTCGGCTCATCTGCCGCGCCAACAACGAGCGCGGTGCCTTTCGGCTACACGAGAGCCCGGTGCACGACCTGCGCTTCGTGAACTTCCACAGCAACGTGGCTGCCTCTGCGTCTTCCAGTGACTTCTACGTGTGGGTAGCAGTTTTCgagcgaggaggtgctggtCACGGAGCTGGTGAcaaggccgccgccacggaggGGCGTCTGACGGTGAAGCCATATTTCAAGCTCGCCGACAAGGTTATCATCAACACGTTCCACTTCTTCATCAACCCCGCAAACAACATGCCTGACCTTCTCGTGTTGTATGGCAAGACGgccgcggtgctggagagcTCGAAGCTCATCTCAGAGTACTCGACGAGCATGCTGGAGGCGAAGCTGAGCGCAGCGAGccgcgagctgcgccagctgccgcAGGAGACTTCGCTCAGGAGTATGTGCACCACCTTCAGTGGCAACTGGCTCGCCTTCACGTCGGAGGCGACGAAGGTCATGGCGTGTACGCTGCGCAACACGACGACGCCAGCATGGAGCGGGTGCGAAGGGGATGAAATTGTGCAGCTCAGCTTCGtcggcagcaacgcagcggcggcgggtgatagcgctgcagcgccggcggcggactccagcagcgcccTGCTTGCTGTCAGCTCCAAGACaagggtgtgcgtgtggaagCTTACCGGCGTCGCagagccggcgctgctgcgcatcttcACCTTCGGCGGCATTGTGACCATGCTCACGTCTCGTAACGCCATGGCCATCTTCAATGACGACGGCAAGCTGGCGCGTGTTCAGGtgcgcggcgacgacgacttcGACACTACGGTGTACGACATGGGCGGCGCGGTGCGGCCGACGAGCGTGTGCTACCACGAGTCGACCCGCTTTGCCACGGTGCTGGTCGACGCCGTCAAGGAGCTGGACCTTTACCAGCTCGCCACGAACACCTCTGCGCCAAGCGCGTCGTCCCCGACCTCCACACCGGCGAAGGAGgcaactgcagctgcggctgctcccgcgcctcgcagcagcaccacgccCTTCGCCGACCCCTCCATCATCAGCACCGGGATCCCGTTTCGCCCGTCCGCGAGCAGCTACGCGGCTGCGCCTGtttcggcgtcggcgtcgtcttcAGCCCCTGCCGGCTCTGCGTCCCCGCCCCCCAAAGCAATATCGTCGACAGCTACGAACGCGAACCCGATAACTGCCATGGCCGCGTACAACAACGCTCGCAGCGCTCTCCAAAACGCCACCCTGCCACAGTCGCTGGACGGGCTTGTGGCGAGCGCTGTGTACCAGGGCGACGAAGCCttgcgccgcgccatcgaTGGCCTTCTGAATGTGGTGAAGAACGTTGCGCAGATCCTCTCGCTCACTCCCGATCAGCTCACGCGCGATCATCAGCAGCTCATCTCACTagcgctggaggcgcagaTGACGGAGCTGCAACAGACCGCGAGCGCgtctgcggcagccgcggccccTGCCGTgcctgccgccgtggcgacgaACAGTCGCCACTCCGAAGCCTTCAACAGCTAcgcgctggcgaagctgctggcgccCGTTGCGAGCGAGATTGCCACTGGGGTGACGCGTGGCGTGCGTGATACTCTTCGCACCGAGCTGGACGCCGCCGTGAACGCCGCCTTCAACTCGAGCATTCGTGTCAATCagaaggaggtgctgcgtcgccgcctcgaGGAGGCGTTGCAGGAGACACCGCGGACGCTCGGCGAGAACGCCGCCAAGTGGATCGACGCGTACGTTGAGCGGGAGCTGAGCGAGTCGCTGGCGCGCATGAACGCAAGCATGAGCGccttggaggaggagaaccgCAAGCTGCAGGCAGCCTTGACGCAGATCGTGAACTCCGGTGCTGTGCAGGAGGTGGAAGCCATGCGGGCAGAGCTTGCGGAGCTCCGCGCCGCGATCCGTAGCGGTGAAGCCATCGGTAATAACGGAGCTGcggctggcgctggcgcagcagcgacgccgtcccCACAGACGGTGATCGAGACGGCGGAGAAGTACATCAAGGAGGGCCGCATTTCGCAGGGCCTTTCCTATGTCGTGATGGCGCAGAAcgctcgctgctgtgtgcagctgctggaccGCCTCTCGGAGGATGATGTGGCGAGAGTGGTGTCTGACGCGGAGACGACGGAGGCGACATGGGTGAAGCTGATCACGCAGATGTGCGAGcaggaggcgacggagacgGCAGATGAGCTCGAAAAGGTCGCGTCGTTCCTCTTCGACGTGCTGTCGGAGCACGACGAGGTGATCGCCAAGAAGACGGCAAAGGCGCAGCAAGTCCGCAGCGACGTGCGCCATCTgattgcgcgcgcgcgtggcaAGATTGAGAGCAGCGACGTTCGCCGCATGCTGAAGGACCTCGAGAAGAGCATTCAATAA